One part of the Macrobrachium nipponense isolate FS-2020 chromosome 38, ASM1510439v2, whole genome shotgun sequence genome encodes these proteins:
- the LOC135209781 gene encoding uncharacterized protein LOC135209781 → MFIVLWMFLAGTFMCCSGLGKEASLSLGPRSVEDRGYGFISMKRGLKRSRNRRKTRKTILQLIDLIKELQDSGLGRQSKEDVKRKAERQPAQGVREERGQRRAAKEPTTSMPKGHDKRLAPKPHATKKTKGHDERWAPKPPATKKPKDHDKQRAEVSFKEKPQKGGQRKGDKIPVRPKKWKNIEEERDGLVIALLVQMEDVPLVSKNVAFINHLDKHIFDLEAATKDDLGKVILKVQQCRCQDPKWKKKEKDETPKPRIGQRKLKKLLAEKRRLIDELHLQVENLDPVDENVPIIYHLDGHILDLQLAGEGTMGAVIAETKNCQCQAYPEDNDEEICYWKWKKLIAERDDLVYELMVQVEKKDPTSANLEVIDHLENHIWELDLASTDELKMVIRNIMKCSCQAALPKDYRKDRKKKKPRFWQKRWKKLLTERNKLVENLSAQIKEIADNYKEYSSITVHLQRHLWLLQRAKGGDIEFLIEKILNCWCQTSWQNEDYEDYEDYEDAPEDAPDDIEEYSSPYEKSSFITGLRQQRGEFQGRETRRRGDILTSLDEAESSLANIVGQQILQQMKEGKNAFIEKLKEYDEERELLKNERGALDAEMELLNQGKAELDIERRQFHEEKVAFEMELIQRGALDLDRDVLQREREAFSVELVDMREELRREKENLAKTQARFDKDAEDLKLEREALQSELRLFCTQVFKMKEELREEKEALIMAQKKLEMDIAAFTKEREEFERDVKRQGIKDREEEQKEDSRLQEKFRNINNRSVGTQTKRPGTNSMQDMREELRKFPEDKLEERESRQEKYTNEKYSKTNKNGEELNADTEENSENGSTDRRKWNRCTKSNADRKKNDLETTIKDDRRLKISSEYERLQLFGGWRRALRIRANRCLKAGGRALRMRANSCSEEGGPALGMRANSSLEAGGHALRIRANSCCRMKNSFF, encoded by the exons ATGTTTATTGTACTGTGGATGTTCCTAGCTGGAACATTTATGTGTTGTAGTGGCCTCGGAAAGGAGGCTTCTTTGTCACTTGGCCCCAGATCTGTGGAAGATCGGGGATATGGATTTATATCGATGAAAAGAGGACTGAAACGTTCGCGGAATAGGAGGAAGACTAGGAAGACGATACTTCAGCTGATTGATCTGATAAAGGAGTTGCAAGACTCGGGACTTGGAAGACAATCTAAGGAAGACGTAAAACGGAAGGCTGAGCGTCAACCTGCGCAAGGAGTGCGGGAAGAACGTGGCCAACGGAGGGCAGCTAAAGAACCTACTACCAGCATGCCCAAAGGACACGATAAACGATTGGCACCAAAACCACATGCTACCAAGAAGACTAAAGGACATGATGAACGATGGGCACCAAAACCACCTGCTACCAAGAAGCCCAAAGACCACGATAAACAGAGGGCAGAAGTATCCTTCAAGGAAAAGCCCCAAAAAGGTGGTCAAAGGAAAGGCGACAAAATACCTGTTAGGCCTAAGAAATGGAAGAatatagaggaagagagagacggaCTAGTGATTGCATTATTAGTCCAGATGGAGGATGTCCCCTTAGTCTCGAAAAATGTCGCATTTATAAACCACTTGGATAAACATATTTTTGATCTTGAAGCGGCCACGAAGGACGATTTGGGAAAGGTGATCCTAAAAGTCCAGCAATGCCGCTGTCAAGACCcaaaatggaagaagaaagaaaaggatgaGACGCCAAAGCCTCGCATCGGCCAGCGGAAACTGAAAAAGCTGCTGGCAGAAAAGAGGCGATTAATAGATGAACTTCATTTACAAGTAGAAAACCTTGATCCAGTCGACGAAAACGTCCCTATAATATATCACTTGGATGGTCACATATTGGACCTCCAGCTGGCTGGAGAAGGCACGATGGGCGCGGTCATAGCAGAGACCAAAAACTGCCAGTGTCAAGCCTATCCAGAGGACAACGACGAAGAAATATGCTATTGGAAATGGAAGAAGCTGATAGCCGAAAGGGACGACTTAGTCTATGAGCTAATGGTCCAGGTCGAAAAAAAGGATCCAACCTCGGCAAATCTCGAGGTGATAGATCACCTAGAAAACCACATCTGGGAACTCGACTTGGCTTCAACAGATGAACTCAAAATGGTGAtcagaaatataatgaaatgctCCTGTCAAGCTGCACTGCCTAAGGACTATAGGAAAgatcggaagaagaagaagccgcgCTTTTGGCAGAAGCGTTGGAAGAAACTTCTAACAGAAAGGAATAAATTGGTAGAGAATTTGTCggcacaaataaaagaaattgctGACAACTACAAAGAATATTCCTCGATAACAGTACACTTGCAGAGACACCTGTGGCTCCTCCAAAGAGCAAAAGGAGGAGACATTGAGTTCCTTatagaaaaaatactaaattgtTGGTGTCAGACTTCATGGCAGAATGAAGATTATGAAGATTATGAAGATTACGAAGATGCACCAGAAGATGCACCAGACGACATTGAAGAATATTCGTCTCCTTATGAAAAGTCGTCCTTTATTACGGGATTG AGACAGCAGAGAGGAGAGTTCCAAGGTCGGGAGACTCGCAGGAGAGGTGATATCCTCACCAGCCTCGATGAAGCTGAATCCTCTCTCGCCAACATCGTCGGGCAGCAAATCCTACAGCAAATGAAAGAGGGGAAGAACGCATTCATTGAAAAGCTGAAAGAGTACGAtgaagagagagagcttttaaagAATGAGAGAGGTGCTCTTGATGCTGAAATGGAACTCCTCAACCAGGGAAAAGCAGAGCTGGACATTGAACGACGACAATTCCATGAAGAGAAGGTCGCCTTTGAAATGGAACTCATTCAAAGGGGGGCCTTGGATTTGGATAGGGATgtcctccagagagagagggaggcattCAGTGTGGAATTAGTTGACATGAGAGAAGAACTAAGAAGGGAAAAAGAGAACCTCGCCAAGACTCAAGCGAGGTTCGATAAGGATGCAGAGGACTTGAAATTAGAGAGGGAAGCCCTTCAAAGTGAATTGAGGCTCTTCTGTACCCAAGTctttaaaatgaaagaagaactgagagaggagaaagaagccCTCATCATGGCGCAAAAGAAGCTCGAGATGGACATTGCTGCCTTCACCAAGGAGAGGGAAGAATTCGAAAGAGATGTTAAAAGACAAGGCATAAAAGACAGGGAAGAAGAACAGAAAGAGGATTCAAGACTTCAGGAAAAGTTTAGGAATATAAACAACAGATCAGTCGGCACTCAGACAAAGAGACCGGGGACAAACAGCATGCAGGATATGAGAGAGGAATTAAGGAAATTTCCAGAAGACAAACTCGAGGAGAGGGAATCTCGacaagaaaaatacacaaacgaAAAATATTCC AAAACGAATAAAAATGGGGAAGAACTGAATGCAGATACAGAGGAGAATTCTGAAAATGGTTCGACAGATAGAAGGAAGTGGAATCGTTGTACAAAGTCGAACGCAGATAGAAAGAAGAACGATCTGGAGACAACAATAAAAGATGATCGGAGGCTGAAGATAAGCTCTGAGTATGAGAGGCtacagctgttcggaggctggagACGAGCTCTCAGGATAAGAGCAAATAGATGTTTGAAGGCTGGAGGAcgagctctcaggatgagagcaaacagctgttcggaggaaggaggaccagctctcgggatgagagccaacagcagtttggaggctggaggacacgCTCTTAGAataagagccaacagctgttgcagaatgaagaatagtttcttctag